The Lichenihabitans psoromatis genomic interval AACGATCACGTCCATCCCGAGATTAGCTTCGGCCTTGTCATAGTCGATTTCTGGAAAAATAATGTGCTCTTTAATGCCGAGCGCAAAATTTCCGCGACCATCGAAAGATTTGATGTTCAAACCGCGGAAATCGCGGACGCGCGGCAACGCGATCGTGATCAGACGGTCCAAAAACTCATACATGCGCGTGTTGCGAAGCGTGACCTTTGCGCCGAGCGGCATATTCTCGCGAACCTTGAAGGTCGAGATCGCCTTGCGCGCATGGGTGATTACCGGCTTCTGACCAGCGATCAACGCAAGATCAGCCGCCGCGCTCGTCACCTTCTTGGTGTCGTTCACGGCGTCGCCCACGCCCATGTTGAGGACGATCTTCTCGAGGCGCGGAACAGACAATGCATTCTTATATCCGAACTGCTCGACCATCGCGGCCCGCACAGTCTCGTTATACAACACCTTCATCCGCGGCACGTACCCGGCCGGAGTTTCCGGCGATGCCGACATATCGACGTCGTTGTTTTGCTTGTTACGAGCACCCTTGGCGCCTGCCTTAGCAGCCTTGCCAGATTGGGCGGACTGAGCCTCAGCCATCGATCAAATCTCCTGAAGCCTTCGCGAAGCGAACCTTACGGCCGTCTTCGAGCACCTTGAACCCAACGCGAGTGGCCTTGCCGGTCTTCGGATCGGCAATAGCCAAGTTCGACAGCTGAATCGGTGCTTCCTTCGAAATAATACCACCCTGCTGGGTCTGGCTCTGCGCCTGATGCTTTTTCACGAGGTTGATCCCGCGAACGAGCGCGCGATCTTCCTTCGGAATCACCTGGACAACTTCACCGTTGCGACCCTTGTCGCGACCAGCGAGGACGACGACTTTGTCGCCTTTCTTGATCTTGGCAGCCATTACAGCACCTCCGGCGCGAGCGAGATGATCTTCATGTGGTTCTTGGCGCGAAGTTCGCGCGGCACCGGGCCGAAGATACGAGTTCCGACCGGCTCTGACTGATTGTTGACCAGCACAGCAGCGTTGGAATCGAAACGGATCACGGACCCATCAGCCCGACGAATGTCCTTGGCGGTCCGAACCACGACCGCCTTCATGACGTCGCCCTTCTTGACGCGCCCACGTGGAATAGCCTCTTTGATGGAGACGACAATAATGTCTCCAACGCCGGCGTATTTCCGCTTGGAACCGCCCAGCACCTTGATGCACATCACACGCCGGGCGCCGGAGTTGTCGGCGACGTCGAGGTTAGTTTGCATCTGAATCATGGCATCTGCCCTTCAACTCGAATGGGGTCCTTCCCCCTTCAACCGGCGGCAGGCCCTTCGTAAACTTTTATAATCGAGACGCTCAGGCCTTATCCGCCGCCGTCAGCGCAATCCAGCGCTTCAGCCGCGAGATGGGCTTTGTTTCTTCGATCGACACCAGATCGCCGACCTTGAAGGCACGACCCTCGTCATGTGCGTGATAGTTCTTCGAACGGCGAACCGTCTTCTTGAGCAGCGGATGCGTGAACCGCCGCTCGACCTTCACAACGATCG includes:
- the rplE gene encoding 50S ribosomal protein L5 — translated: MSASPETPAGYVPRMKVLYNETVRAAMVEQFGYKNALSVPRLEKIVLNMGVGDAVNDTKKVTSAAADLALIAGQKPVITHARKAISTFKVRENMPLGAKVTLRNTRMYEFLDRLITIALPRVRDFRGLNIKSFDGRGNFALGIKEHIIFPEIDYDKAEANLGMDVIVCTTAKTDDEARALLKAFNFPFRQ
- the rplX gene encoding 50S ribosomal protein L24, translated to MAAKIKKGDKVVVLAGRDKGRNGEVVQVIPKEDRALVRGINLVKKHQAQSQTQQGGIISKEAPIQLSNLAIADPKTGKATRVGFKVLEDGRKVRFAKASGDLIDG
- the rpsQ gene encoding 30S ribosomal protein S17, which codes for MPKRILQGVVVSDKQEKTIVVKVERRFTHPLLKKTVRRSKNYHAHDEGRAFKVGDLVSIEETKPISRLKRWIALTAADKA
- the rplN gene encoding 50S ribosomal protein L14, which produces MIQMQTNLDVADNSGARRVMCIKVLGGSKRKYAGVGDIIVVSIKEAIPRGRVKKGDVMKAVVVRTAKDIRRADGSVIRFDSNAAVLVNNQSEPVGTRIFGPVPRELRAKNHMKIISLAPEVL